A stretch of the Lactuca sativa cultivar Salinas chromosome 9, Lsat_Salinas_v11, whole genome shotgun sequence genome encodes the following:
- the LOC111919514 gene encoding protein PHLOEM UNLOADING MODULATOR produces MVRLSQKSGKQDGGAAGGGRGGGLGLAAVAYISIDYLRHLSPSWHELLQPLLWIVLALIAITRVPFYKHWSAELRSALVFIAALVFMLCTLLYEMISVRSVTAVLGLTWHRNTPPLPDTGQWILLGLNEKLPQVIVDILRARIVGLHHYLMLFVMLAFSVLFGSIEAPGLGIGARYMFTMAIGRFLRAISFASTILPSPRPWCAARRFDVPHHPHHWAQKFYVPYASDPNAINNVIHQDMVYDNGVVGDDEYRPDWGFMSFLADFLRPIPSGEAAWINLLKKAGGGCNDLLYSGHMLVAVLTAMAWTEAYGGFSSVFIWMLVAHSAQREVRERHHYTVDCIVAIYVGILLWKMTGFLWPLKNKSRELRLKKLEKIEGKLYQAAKDSDLDQIRDLLKQVELTSQSKNNQVGKERARAMQFFAGGTIVFALTVVVLAFVLTSDG; encoded by the exons ATGGTGCGCTTGTCGCAGAAATCCGGGAAACAAGATGGCGGTGCTGCCGGTGGTGGTCGTGGTGGTGGATTGGGCCTTGCGGCGGTGGCGTACATCAGCATCGACTACCTGCGACACCTTTCGCCGTCGTGGCACGAGCTACTTCAGCCATTGCTATGGATCGTGCTCGCACTAATCGCAATTACACGTGTTCCGTTTTACAAGCACTGGTCAGCTGAACTTCGATCAGCTCTAGTATTCATCGCCGCTTTGGTTTTCATGCTCTGCACCTTACTCTATGAGATGATATCCGTTCGTTCCGTCACCGCCGTGCTCGGCCTCACCTGGCACCG GAATACTCCACCTCTTCCAGACACTGGACAATGGATCCTGTTGGGACTGAATGAGAAACTTCCTCAAGTGATTGTCGATATACTTAGGGCAAGAATCGTCGGCTTACATCACTACCTTATGTTATTCGTAATGCTTGCTTTCTCTGTTCTATTCGGCTCCATAGAAGCTCCTGGACTTGGAATTGGTGCACGCTACATGTTCACCATGGCTATAGGCCGGTTTCTGAGAGCCATAAGTTTCGCATCCACTATTCTCCCATCACCTCGACCATGGTGTGCTGCACGTCGGTTTGATGTCCCTCATCATCCACATCATTGGGCACAAAAATTCTATGTCCCTTATGCTTCTGATCCGAATGCCATCAACAATGTCATTCATCAAGATATGGTGTATG ACAATGGTGTCGTGGGAGATGATGAATATAGACCAGATTGGGGGTTTATGAGCTTCCTTGCTGATTTCCTTCGACCTATTCCTTCTGGAGAAGCTGCATGGATCAATCTGCTAAAGAAAGCTGGAGGTGGATGTAACGATCTTTTATACAGTGGACACATGCTTGTTGCAGTTCTTACAGCTATGGCTTGGACA GAAGCATATGGAGGTTTTAGCTCGGTTTTTATATGGATGCTTGTAGCGCACAGTGCCCAAAGAGAAGTAAGAGAAAGACATCATTACACAGTAGACTGCATTGTAGCAATCTACGTGGGTATCCTATTATGGAAGATGACTGGTTTTTTATGGCCACTAAAGAATAAATCACGAGAATTAAGGCTAAAAAAGCTAGAAAAAATTGAGGGAAAGCTTTATCAAGCTGCTAAAGATTCGGATTTAGATCAAATCCGAGACCTTTTAAAACAAGTTGAGTTGACAAGTCAAAGCAAGAATAATCAAGTAGGGAAGGAAAGGGCGAGGGCTATGCAGTTTTTTGCTGGTGGGACGATTGTTTTTGCACTTACGGTTGTTGTTTTGGCATTTGTTTTAACGAGTGACGGGTGA